In the Rhodoferax fermentans genome, GTAGCTCACCAGCTCGGTGCCTTGCGCCAATGACGCAGCGGCAGACTCAGGCGCCGCAGGCTGAGCCCACGCCAGGACACCCCAGACCAACCCCAGCAAGCCCAGCAGCCATCTACGCATCCAGGGCTCCACGACGCTGTGCCTTGCGCTGGCTCTGCTGCTGTTTGTCAGCCAGGCGCCGCTGGCGCGAGGCACGGGTGGGTCGGGTCGGTTTGCGCACTGTGGGTGGCCGTGCCACCGAGTCCACCAGCGCCTGCAGCCGCATCAAGGCGTCAAATTTGTTGGACTCTTGGGTGCGGTGCTGCTGCGCCTTGATGACCAGCACCCCGTCTTGGGTGATGCGGCTGTCGCGCAGGGCCAGCAGGCGCGCTTTCACATCCTCGGGCAGGCTCGATGCGGGAATGTCATAACGCAGATGGATGGCGCTGGAGACCTTGTTGACGTTTTGCCCGCCCGCACCCTGGGCGCGGATGGCGGACAGATCCACCTCGTCTTCCTTGATCAACAATGCATCCATATTCATAGCTAGAGGCCCTTTACCAATAAGGGCTAGAGGGCAGAAACACCCTCAGACGGCGCCACACCCGTCTCGGGCGGGTTGACATAGCGTGCCACAAACGCACCGACCGCACTCTCAGGCAGCGGCAGCCACACGGTGTGGCCGCTGCCCGGTGCGACGGTCATCGGCTGGGCGTCAACGTTTTCCATCGACGTGAGCAAGACATCGCTGTTGCCAGCCGGGTGGATGATCTCCAGCCAGTCCCCCACGGCAAAGCGGTT is a window encoding:
- the arfB gene encoding alternative ribosome rescue aminoacyl-tRNA hydrolase ArfB — translated: MNMDALLIKEDEVDLSAIRAQGAGGQNVNKVSSAIHLRYDIPASSLPEDVKARLLALRDSRITQDGVLVIKAQQHRTQESNKFDALMRLQALVDSVARPPTVRKPTRPTRASRQRRLADKQQQSQRKAQRRGALDA